The following nucleotide sequence is from Solanum dulcamara chromosome 7, daSolDulc1.2, whole genome shotgun sequence.
GACATATTCGAGTGGGACGTAGCCTTCACTCTTATACTATATGTGAtcttttattctcttttttttttatccttGGAAATCTTTTTAAAGCATAATGTATTTCCAAAGCTTCAAGTCGAAAATAGAAAGGAAAAATCAAAAAGCTTTTTGAAAGAGTTCTTTTTTTTCCTGAAAAATCAAAAGCGGCAATCTTGGAGTCAAAGGAAGGAAATGAAAAGGAACCAATAGATATGGAAAAGAAACTTTGATTACTTGAGAAGAAGAAATATGTGGGCGGCGGCTGCAAATACATTCTTCGAAAAGTAAAAACAATGTCCGGACATGCACTATCAGCGCGTGGATCAATAACACTCTCATTCTTTTcgttcttttttatttgtcatatttCTTAACAGTCAAGAGATAATCAATTATTATTTCATCATCAATAAttgatataataaatttattattttacttttattaaTTACTAAAGTCATAATCCAAATTTCAAAATAGTTTGATACACTAAGTCTATAGATGAATTGATCATTTAAGATTTAAAGAAATTCTACATATTTCAAAGATATTAACTTtctaataaattgagggtataataaatagaaaaaaattgtaCTTTCTTAATTcgtcaaatttgaaaagtaaaAAGGAAAATCGAAGTAGAAAATTTTTGACAAGTAAAAGGGAACAgatggagtatttttaattttacctTTAACATCAATTATTCTAGAATTTAGAAGTacgtaaataaataaagattaaaaaaataataaaagatataTTAATCAACTATACtcctaattaaattttttcgAAGAATTGAGCAAAACTTTATCATGACAATTAAAAAAGAACGGGTGagcattaaaaatatttaattagccATAATACATagacatattttaaatttatcgataaattatatttcgataattaaattataatttatttcgaTTAAATATGTTAATACATGCTAAAGAGTTTCTATttgaatatacaaattttaattatttgaaatttaaagttcaaaatacaacttgaaagttagaaattaaatataatttctaaGTTGTAAGAAAAATCTCTACCCTGCCCATCCCAACCCGACTAACTTATTTCCATACTAATTTTGCAAAGGGAAATTTTCAGAAATATAccacttttgaaaatatttatgtcACATAggcaaatatataatattatacgCGAAGGGAAAGCATTATACATAATGTACAATCTTGTATAAGGTATAAAATAGTATATCAAaagtgtgtatatataaatatgaaaaaaaatcatgtgtttatacaaaaaaaaattattattgtttcgATTTTTGTCTCTCTTCATTGAAGACAAAACATAATTAACATGTGTTGTGGTGCAGTGGTGGAACTGTTTCACCCTTAATTAGAGATCTCAAGTTCAAGCCTTGGATGTGGAGAAAATTATGTTGAAAACGCCACCTCTCAATGAACCCTGCAATGCATAATTCGAATTTAATCGGAGCTTTATGCGCTCCGAATATCGAATGAAAAACCGAAAGGAAAAAAAGACAAAACATAGTGGTGTTGAAACTTTTAGGAGaaaaattctcttcttttttttttgccttcTTATCTGTTACGTTTATATAAGttttcatgaatattttgttaatttttgttcttgttttgcACATTACGTTTAGCTAAACTTAAATAGCTAGGATTGCTGTTGGGTTTTACATCAGTAGGTTAAGGATCACTTGATCTCctcatataactttagacaaTCTTCCGCCCGTGAGTTAATTTTTGTTGTTGAGTCAGGTATAAGATTCATTTCTTCATATGTTATTAGAGCTAGGCTCAATTCAATTCATTGTTTCATTTGATGTTAGATTTTCCACCAAACATTTTCACGCTTTAGATGACCAATCTTGAACGTTCTAGAGGTGTTGAGTTCCACGTCTATGGGGGGTTAAGAGTTACTTTGTCTGCTTATATAGTTTTGAACAATTTCCCCGTGAACTAGCTTTTGGGGTTAGATTAGGTCCAAAATCTATTTCTATATACTTGGTTAGTCTTTGGTTTTGATATAATAAGCTCAATTTTTAAGAGATAAGGAGAGTCCtacttgaaatatatttttttccacaAACATCTTAAGACTCGATGAGTCTTGAGAGTGAAATTCGACAAGCAAATCGAGAGATCCTTATGAGATTTATGAAATTAATGTTTATTTCATCGTATCATCAAAGTGAACCCAATATCATACCTATAGGCTATATGCATTACTATCATTTTGCTTTAAGAAAACCAAAATAAATTCCCTTCATTCAATCAATAATTATTACCACATTTTCTTAGGAATTAAGACTTTAAGTTAGAGTTTATATCGAACAATTAATGAATCGTCATGTATTCTTTGTAGGATTCGACatcaattatattatttttatagttgATAACGATTATTTTATACCATTTAAAAAGGTGAAATTTGAGTGTATCCAATTTGTGCACCATTGCCAAAAATAGGGTCTAGAAAGGTATTTAGATGATATGTATTAGTCAAGTAGAGGTGTTTGGATGAATTTTCATAGAGTAAGGGGCTGAAAAcacaaattaatataattttatgtatcTCTTTGATTTGTCTATTTACAAATAaacattaatttaaaattatgaaaaatataaaattagtgtTCACTTTTAAAAAGGTAATACGACAAGAAGGGTTGGAActgaaaaagaaattatttaatatagttcaaggaaaaatgaaaattaaccaaaaaataattttaaaaaaagagccTACAACAAAAGAAAATCCAACGAAAGATCGtggttcaaaattcaaaataataaagacAAAAATAGTCATATGTTGCTATAGATATTTTATCgttatattcatttttatttagaaaaaaGCATCACTTTACACTTTTAATGTATATGTATATCACATATTATTTCTAGCTCAATCATATTATTGGAACTTAAGTTAGATCAACGATTAGAAATATTtaaatgatatattttcattaagTAGACACATTTGGTTAAGTTTTCGTAGTGTAACAGAACAAGAGCCCAAATCGATTAATTATAATTGTTTACTAGACTATTCAATTTATTGATAATAAATACGTATGGATTTGAAATTATGGAAATTATAGAaattagtatttattttttaaaataataactataagaattgtagatgaCAAAAATATCtagcataataataataactcaagcaataaaataaaattcaagcaatagtaaaaataaccaaaatatatatatatacacaataaaATGAACctgaaaaatataagaaaaaattgtGCTTCAAAGGATAAAGACAAAAACAGTTATTTTGCTGTTACAGAattttttattggtttggttccATTTCCTGTATAGGGGAGCTGAAACTGAGAAACCCAATCCCGTAAATAAGGGAGTCATCAAGGGGTAATTTGGGTACTGCAGAAGTTTCAACTCCCGAAATGGACAAAAAGAGTGGCTCTTCGGGTAGATAGGGAGAATATGAAgggtaaaataggaaaaagacAAAGAGCAAGAAGACGCCGAAAATGCTTTAATATTCCAGGAGAGATAATTAAATAACTGTACTAAATCGATAATGGAGATCTATTTGTAATGGCGGTGGCGATTTCCCAAGCACACCGAGTCCGACTCGTCCACTTGCGAGTTCAATACGCGTTAATTTGTCTCTGAGAGATCTTGCTCCGTCGTAGGAGTGATTCTCCGGTCACCAGCGAGAGAAGAAATACACGCCGTTCATTGATTATAGGTCTGCAGGAAACTAAGCGATGATGAACGCTAATGGATTCTGCGGTGTTGAGAAAGAGTTTATAAGGAAGCATCATCTTCATGAGCCTGCGGAGAATCAATGCAGTTCCTTTCTAGTCAAGCACATTCGAGCACCTGTTCATCTTGTTCgtcctcctctctctctctctcttataATATACTTGTTGTGAATGCATTTTTCTTTTACAGTAGATCGATTGATTGATTTTCAGCTGTGTTTTTTCTCGAGattgattatatttttaaaactctttAAGCTAAGACGTTAGATTCGTTATATTTGCGATGATTTGTATGGTTCCGAGCGAGGTAATTTTTTTTACCAGGTTCCTGATTTGTATTGATCCGTGTTATCTGTTGTGTTTTCcctttttctgaaaaaatacGACGTCACTTGGCTGTGATTTTGGTAGCCAGACCATCAAGTTCCTTCTTAGTTTTGTGCCTTGGTCAAATTTGTATAGAAGATAAAACTGAGAAAATATGAGTTGTTTCCTATTTTAGGTCaggcaaaaattgaaagttGAAAGTGACTCTTACTACTCTTTTGGTTAGTTGTATAAGAAAAGATCCCTGCCATAAAACTTTTGCATAACCAAAAGATTCCTTGAAGAACTACCTATTACCTAATGCAAGTGCTTATAGTGAACAGAGACGAAAGACTCAATGCATGAGCAATTGATATGTTCATTGATTATGCAAAAGGGGCAAATGACTCATCTGCAGTTATTCTCCAAGTTGattgccctttttttttttttttactttgacTGAAGTTGTGGATCAATTCATATTACTGCAACCAGGACAAAATTAATTACTCTGGTAACCTGAAGTGAACTTGCATTTTATATTTTGTGTTTAGCCAGTCCTAATGGTTGTTGGCTCTCCCTCTTTTTATCAGGTTTGGTCATTGGTTAGGCGGTTTGATCAGCCACAAAAGTACAAGCCCTTTATTAGCAGGTGCATCGTGCAAGGAGATCTTGAGATTGGCAGTCTTAGGGAAGTTGATGTCAAGTCGGGCCTCCCTGCAACAACGAGTACTGAGAGATTGGAGCTTCTTGATGATGAAGAGCACATCTTAAGTGTCAGGATTGTTGGCGGGGATCACAGACTTAGGGTATTAAACAATTCTCTCTTGTTTGGTTGTTCCTTTCttttctcaattattttttctgatttttaACAACTTTGAGATTTTGTCGTTATTAAGTACACTTGAAATTGCTTTTTTCCCCTCAGATGATGATCCTATCTATGGTAGAAGATTGCCTCCAAACTAGTTAGACTACCAAAATAAACTTCTTTCTTGATTTACTTCGTATACTTCTGTTTTCTAATTTACAGTTCTATTTTTCAAGTGCTTAGTCATATATTTGTATAGAGAAGCTTGAATCATCtgatattgatatttttgtGATGGTGATATTGCAGACTACTAATCCTCTTCCCCTTAAATACCCTACAACTTGTCGACAAAAAATGGATATTGCGGTCTAGTATTCTAGGCAGGCTAAAAATTTAGCATGTTTCTCATCTAAAAGATTATTTTGTTCTCCTTTAGATTGATGCTTTTCGGAATTAAGCTTTAGTGCAGTGAATCATCGTCAGGAGGCTTTCTCTGATTGTACATGGCACATTATACCTTTCAATAATGCCCCCTTTGACTTGTGTGCTGAGAACTAAAGACAATAGATCAGTTGTTAGGCATTTGAGGGATAGATAAGTGTGTATCTTCCTGATGCAAATCCTTTCTCAGAGCCAACTCTTTTGGTTCTTTGATTTGGAAAAACGATTAAGGTTTGTTATATACACACCCAAAAATAACAAACATTGTCCatttaaaaagtatatataCAACAAACATTGTAGATATAATCAGGTTGCTTCTTGTGAAAACCTTCTGTTCTGGAGCAACACTTTTAATTGATGATAGCGCATTATGAAACTGAGTGATGAGTACAGCACAAAGTGATAGTTATTTAGCCCTTGAGGTTATCCTTAACAGAGAGCCACATGTGCTTTTAGAAGTCTGATAAGCTTTTTTGGAAGGTCTACCAGAAGGccgagaaaaaatcaatttaaatttCAATCTTATTGGTAATAAAGGGAGGATGGTATGTTATGTAGCACAATGCAGGTGTCTGAACTTGTGAGTTGGATTGGGTTAATGACTTTCATGCACTTTGTTAAATTGGAGTGCGGAATATTGTAAATTGATTGCTCTTATGATTGTTATGTCATGTCCTGTGAAACTCAAGTGTAATTATGTATTTGTGTTCTTTTGAAGAATCACTAGATGAGTGATGTACTTTTATTTTAGCAGGTTAAACATGATGGGTTAGTTTGATCTTGCAAAGAGAGAGATACTTTGTGGTTGCTTCCGACTTATAGTATTGTTTTCACTACATTCAATTAAATATTCTGCACTGTTTGCCCTTatcttatcttttttatttgatCTTTTCCAGAACTACTCTTCAGTCATATCTGTCCACCCGGAGGTGATTGATGGAAGACCTGGGACACTAGTGCTTGAATCATTTGTGGTGGACGTGCCTGAAGGGAATACCAAAGACGAGACATGTTATTTTGTTGAAGCATTGATCAATTGCAACCTAAAATCACTTGCTGATGTTTCAGAGAGGCTTGCTGTGCAGGACAGAACAGAACCCATTGATCAGGTCTAAATCAAGATGTTCTGAAGGTTATTTCACTAAGGATGAAGCTTCCTTAAGGCTGTTAGTTCTCCTGAGGCTTTGGAGGCCGACTGTATGTGGCTGCTCTCTTCAATATTCCCTGGTGCTTTTAGTGCTCCGCCTTTTTTTCCCCCCTGCAGTGTATGTTTAGAGTTCAGTCATATTACTTGTTTCTAGTGTCTCAGAACCACACGTTTTACAAGGATTTGTAGACACCCTGTAAATGGATGAAAAGACTAGCCTGTTTCAATTCTTCGAATTTTGATAGTGGTTGTGGTATGTCACTTGTCTTGGTTTAGTGTTGTTCCAGGGTATATTGAGTATGCAGTCGTGTCTTTTTAAGTTGCATTTCTGGTCTCTATTTGCAGTAAACAATGGTGGGGTACGGGGGAAAACTCTACTTACTGAATAGAAGCACATTTAAGGCTCCAATTGCCCATGAGCTAATGCTGTACAGACTAGTTATAGAGAAATGCTCTAGATCTGTAAACATTCTTATTTATATCGTTGTTATTTATCACTGATCATGCAGAGACTTTTAACTGTTGTATAGTAGCTGGAGCCATAAGAGGAAAGTTGATGATGACTCCTAAGGCTGCTTTAGTAAACTGAGAATGATAGCCAGTCATGTGACTCTGCGAAGAGTTCTTTCAACGGGCATGTATTGCACAAGATAAAATACTGAACACACACGCTTTCGATCTACTAAATTTCTTGGAACACATTTGCGAAGAAATCATTTCCTTTCATGCTAAACTCACCTTATATCTAAAGATAGTTTTCTCTCGACTTTTAAAAGTTACAAGTTTTTGTTACCGTGTTAAAATTGGCAGTAATGGTTAGCTGTTCACATTTACCAtagaaaaaacaaacaaatgaaaaagaTGATTCCACACTTCTTAGAGagttaaagcccctttttagtttttggactaatgctaactttaagccataaagttcttaaagtcagtcaaaaatgaaaaattagaatttctaacttttttttttaagtgcttaaagtcattttgtttgaccataaaaattacttttatatcccttatattttaactaaatttccaaactaccttttttattcttttaaccctaaaattcaaacacttattttcaacataaacatttttatccaaacactcaattgcttatttataaaaataactttcagcacttcaaagttctaaaagcatttcataaataaaagttactttttttaaggtcacccaaacgggctcttatattcttcttttcttgatcAGATAAGTGTTCAGCAATATCATCTGTACCCTAGAAGACAATACTACAAATAAAGAGTAACGTGTAAAGCATGAAAATTTCTCTCAATTTATTCAGAGATAATTCACAAGATAAAATACCATAACGTTGTTATCAGCCATTGATATGGAATGCTTTGAGGTATGCCGTATACcagaatttgaaatttatctGGTCTTGGTATGATTCAAACATTAAGACATCAGGAAAATGATGAGCACAAGGCAGATAGTTTCATATCATATTTGCAGAACTAAGTCTCGACCCTTTTTACTTTTTAAGATCGTAGATTTGAAGATTACAAATATATTGGACTGTATAGCATGCCAGAATTGAACTGAATCATGCATTTACCTAAATTGATCAAGATGCAAGGGTCATGCTCGGGCAGCTGTCAACTGTGCAGGCCAGTAAGTCTCTATAATCTCGAGATATCCTGAATGAGTCATAGACCTTACCATCTCTGCTCTTTTTGTACTCGAACAACAGATTTGAATGATCAAATGCTGTCAACTTCACAAATCCATGGTCATAATCCCTGAGGATACTCCATTTCGTTTGGATGGGGGTAAAATCTGAAAGGCGTGCTCCAGCTCCTCCAGCAGCAACGTGTATAGTTCCATTCAAGGCACCTTTATAAAAGTGCTGCTCGTTGTTTGTACAAATATTCTACGGTAAACAGGGAAGTGTTATCTTCCCATCAGTCAACTAAAACAATGTTGGAACCACTTCAAGTCATAAATAATCCTAATATGATGTGTGGAAACATCCTAATATTTTCTGTCTGCTATACGATAGAAGATAAAATTCAGAAGTTCCAAATATACCTGGTAAATGGGACACGTCCTTTCATAGTTATGAACATGTCTGAATACAGCTATATCAACTTTATACTTCTGCCAGAGTTTTTGAATGCTTTCCCTACCCATAGGTTCTGCAAAAGATCCTTGATCAGCATATGAAGCATCTGAAGAATATCCCAGTACCCGATGAGCAAGGAAGATCAGCCACGGTTGTTTTTGTCTGTCTACAGATGCCAGACAGTTTTCAATGAAGTTATACTGCTCGGTTCCCTCCCTCCAGTCGTGTTCTGTATCAGCTATGCAGAACCGGAACATACCATAGTAGAATACCTAAgagaagaaaacaagaatatatTGGAACTAGTATCTCAAAGAACTGTTGGACACAAAAGGATAACACTAGTGGAGGGGCAGATGAAATGACATTCTTCAAAAGATTATACTCCATGAATAGAAAAATGATTGGCAGTTACAGATACAGTGAGGTTCATAGTTGAGTGATGACTATATGTCACAAGAGACGGAAAAAATACCTATAGAAATGAAATAATCAGATAGAAACAATCAACATACCAGAACTTATCCCTGTTTTCTGTGGGAATATAAAACATATTCTGAACTAAAACTCCACATTCTCCACCTGAATCCATATTCCCATAAAATGAACCCGTACCAGGCCAGTCAAGCTCATGGTTGCCACTGCAGAATGAAGTTAAGAATTTACCCAAAGCAAGCAGAAAATTCTTAAATGTTCAACAAGGTTCTCTGTAGAACTGCAGCATACCTAGCAAGCATATAAGGTATAGTTGAAGCAATTGGCTCAAACTGTGAAGTAAACTGATCCCACTGTGAAGTGTAGTCATTGGCATAACAGATATCACCAATGTGGAATACAATGTCAATGTTCTCTAAATCATTAATAAGCTGATTGGTAGTGTTAAGAGCGCCAGGTTGGAACTGATTATATTCATTGGAGCCATCAGCTTCATCCTGCAGTATGGAAGCAGATCATTACAAGATCAACTTGATCAGAATAGTTTATTTCAGAATGCTTAACCAGCAGTTTGATCTATGATTTGTGAAGGAGAGGAAACACAAAATAGAAAATATCACGAAAGTTGAAGTCGGTCCAGGAACGAGGAAAATATTGTTCACATAAACTAAACTATTTTACTTGTCTAGTTTCCAATTTATTCCAAGGAATAAAGAACTACCAAATTGACATCTGCATTTTACTTGTGTCACTATCAAACATTAGACCGACAGAACTAACATTTTTTACGTAAGTACTGAGTAAGTTGAGCTAAAATAACTTCGAAATTTGGAAAATTTAAGTGGATATGGAAATaggaaaaacaagaaaaacacATCAGCTTGACATGGATCACTAGGTAAAAATTAAGCATGTCCCAGACTGAGATAAGGTTGCCTTTGAGGATTTACTACTATCAATAGATGATTCATCATATGCAATCTAACCACAATTTTCTTTGTACTTCAAAATAGTTTGCTTATCAGTTGGTATAGTTAGCATGATCTGCAGATATTGAAAATGCAACAGTGGAGATAAAAGTCAGATTTACTTGGGGAAATCATAGAATTTTATAGCTCTTGTGGTAATCTAATTTTTACAAGGGTGATTCGAATCCTTTTAAAACTTGAGGGCAAGGACACCAACCCAACTAGTTGAAAGCAACGGGCGTAGAAAGAGGAAACCTAAGAGAAGACGCTCATCTCTTAGGTCCTTATTTCCATGCAACACAGGCAACCATGCTTCTTTGGTCAACCCTGCAGCTTTCCAGATTTTCAATTGCATGCTTAACTAGGAGCCTTCAAATTCTGTTTGAGCTACATACAAATGCAAAATGATCACAATTCTCTGTGCTTTTACGCATTCGTGCATTTAAGTAGTGACATCACAAATGACAACAATAACAACTATCGGTCTCTCAACTAGTTGATCTATCCACCTTGAATCCTAAAAAAACAGTTGGATCAAATGTGGAGTTGCACCAAACTTGTCCGCTTCTATAAGTGCCAAAGCTATTGACCAGTGCAACATATTGTCATTTTGCTTTCCCCTCATTCTCTTACCTTCCTCAGAAATGTGCTTATTCTAAAAATAGTTTACTATTTGCATTCTTATGCTATTCTGCTATTGATAAAAGCTTTTCCTGGCTCCCCTCCCCCATGAACTTGATAATCCATATGGAAAGATAACAAAAGCTTCACAATTGTTAATCAAATAACATGAAGCAgcacaaaaagaaagaaaattcatGATACTGCATAAGTCATTACCAAGGAATACAAATCAGTAATGAAAGCATATGGTGAGCTTTTCAGACTCCAGATAAATAAACACTATCAGGATCAAGTGAAAGAAGTTCTAGCAATCTAACTGAGTCTGAAGAGATCACAAACCTTTCCCATGTCCCCAAAAATGACAACACGTTGTAGAGAGTTTTGACCAGGATAAGGAGATGATTTAAATTGATACATCTGATTCCAGATATACGTGCCATTAAGAATCTATGACCAAGCTTGTAGGCATACCTGCAAAGACCAAGATGCAGCATGATCCAGAATTTCACCAACTAAAACAAAACATAAGACTCCATAGTTCTATAAAAGGTACTAGGTAAAACTAATCTATAAATATAATGAAGTTAATTTTGGTTTTTAGAAGTACAGCATCTTGACATTGAGTTTAGGAATGTTAAGTGAAAACCAAAGTTTCTTTAATGGAAGAAGTACACATGCCCAAAAACAATTCTCAATTTTCTATCAAAGAATGAAGACATCTATGCCAATCTGTACACAGTTCTCGCAGGCATgggtaaaaaaaaatacagtGTGTTCGGCCACAATTCTTTTAGGAAACTGGTGTGGATGAATCCGGGATCACGCCATCCAACAGTTAGTGCCGGTGCACCTGAAAGTGGCATCATATATGAGAAAGACCATTGTTGATCCACCATAACATTTTTGACACAATTAGACGACATGTTTTATAGCTCAGAATATCATCCAAATTCTGCTAGCTTCCTAGATGTAAGTACCAAAAGACAAATAGATTAGAACATGACATGTCAACTCATCCAAAAGCAACATTGTCAAAACGAGTGCACTGATTCTCGTGGGACAATATCTTATGTTACAAGTACATGACTAGAATATTTTCTGTATAATAAACATAGAAGGTGATCTACAGTGCGGAATTTGAATATATGTTCATCATACCTGTGTTTTACCTTAAGATTCTTTTTCAGGCTAATGCTCTTATAACGTATCAGTTGGCTCTATCCAATTAACTCCATTAAGTGGTTAATTATGATTTAACCCAGTTCTACTCTTTAACCAAAAATCATCTCATATAAAAGAGTCCAGCGCACCACACATGCTGCTACGGTCAAATGTCAATGTCCCTGCTGGACTACGCCCCTGTTGTCCTCCCTTTGGACCCCATTCCACGAAAGGCTCTGCTTCATTGATTCCATATCCACTTGTCCATGTCACAGTCATATGAAAGTTTAAAGAAGGTTATTTCCTAAACCTATTTGTGTGACTACATCCTAGTCCACAAAACCAAATTTCTAATTCAATTAAAATAACATAACCTTCCCAcagaaagtaaaaataaatattaagctGCTAAAAGCTTATTCTGACCTCCGTTCTCAGGAAAATTAAACACTTACTTCATCCCAAGTCTTTCCTTGTGCTAAACGTGGGTATACTGGTGCATTTGGATTTGCAAAGGCAACTATGTTTGATACAGCCACCAGCTTTGGCTGTTGGATAAGGAGACAAATTAAGGTAAAATGAGATCACTACAAAGTCGCACTGGATATGTTaaatgaaaacaaagaaaaagccTGTATAGTGGAAGAATAATGGAAGCTAATCCACATACAGAAACAGAGAGACAGACAGACAGATGAAAGCAACATTCTATAAAGTTGAAGAGATCTATACAATGAACATAACCACAAAACAAACATGTTTTGATAGAAACTACTCTATTTAGGTTCCAAATTCCTGAAAGCTTTGAGCTTTGcaaaattgaattaaaagaaaaatggatCAGGAAATTGTTTAACTTGTCTACAGAGGGAAGAAAATCAGTAAATTAGAGAAAGTTCGGTCCAGATAATAATCTGCAAGTGATTGAGACTATTTAAGGTGCACATTAGATATTCTTGAGATGAAGTACAAAGTAGTGATGGCAAGACATACATAAACTTGCATTCAGTGCATAAATACTGTGGACAGAGTTGACAAGGATGAGAAAGCTATGAACATACACTGAAGAGCCCACCAGAAAACAAGGCAAAAGAAAAGTCTGATCTCTGGTTAATCAATTGAAGCTTCAGTGATCCCTTCCCGGTGTCTTTGTAGTGAGGGCTAGAGTAACTGGCATATTGATACTGCACGGTAAAAATGCAAATAGTGGGACAATCATGGTTACTCGTTATCCCTTCACTCAAGAGAAACTTCTGGAACCAAATCTAATTAAAATGACCAAAACACCAACCTTTATAGGTGCTGCACACAGAAATGGTGGAAATGTTCTGGGATTTTCAGGGGAGCAGCTAGATGCACTAACCAAAGAAATAGCATGGTTATGCATTGAATAACAAATTAAAGCCACCATACTTGACATGACTTTATTAAAACTTCACTAGTT
It contains:
- the LOC129895377 gene encoding abscisic acid receptor PYL8, with the translated sequence MMNANGFCGVEKEFIRKHHLHEPAENQCSSFLVKHIRAPVHLVWSLVRRFDQPQKYKPFISRCIVQGDLEIGSLREVDVKSGLPATTSTERLELLDDEEHILSVRIVGGDHRLRNYSSVISVHPEVIDGRPGTLVLESFVVDVPEGNTKDETCYFVEALINCNLKSLADVSERLAVQDRTEPIDQV